The Cydia pomonella isolate Wapato2018A chromosome 17, ilCydPomo1, whole genome shotgun sequence genome includes a window with the following:
- the LOC133526829 gene encoding uncharacterized protein LOC133526829, translating to MTIQALSALTREDLKDLIPQAGPRVLFTRCWRSWKNEFLPINDTSIPSFSGLDLSNLQFDCLKETDELSECVVEVIPLDNPETKENTASTTSHQQLGKGTQTGILENLLKQSLETSSLLIYKGGSLDGDATRNLLASVIAKEILNENKNSPIVGQIYFKWTKLISELFPGERTTTYYIPACTTASGAVLQARGKLVHQVLNRRRRFQQLGSLTTKKRNREESPGPSSLSPRPMPRIKNKFIVIKTLVGKQLRFL from the exons ATGACAATCCAGGCGTTATCGGCTCTGACTCGAGAGGACTTGAAGGACCTTATTCCGCAGGCAGGACCAAGGGTGCTATTTACAAGGTGTTGGCGTTCGTGGAAAAATGAGTTTTTGCCAATAAACGATACTAGTATACCATCTTTTTCG GGCCTGGATTTGTCAAACTTGCAGTTTGATTGCTTGAAGGAAACTGACGAACTATCTGAATGTGTTGTAGAGGTAATACCATTAGACAACCCTGAGACAAAAGAAAATACTGCAAGTACAACAAGTCATCAACAATTAGGAAAAGGAACTCAAACTGGG ATACTTGAAAATTTATTGAAACAATCACTCGAAACTTCTTCACTTCTAATTTATAAAGGCGGTAGCTTAGATGGAGATGCTACTAGAAATTTATTAGCGTCTGTGATTGCCAAAGAAATATTAAATGAGAACAAAAATTCACCAATAGTTGGTCAAATTTATTTCAAGTGGACAAAATTGATAAGTGAACTCTTTCCGGGTGAAAGGACCACAACGTATTATATCCCTGCATGTACTACTGCGTCTGGCGCAGTTCTTCAAGCAAGAGGCAAACTCGTACATCAG gtACTGAACAGAAGGAGGCGCTTCCAACAATTAGGATCCTTgacaacaaaaaaaagaaacagagAAGAAAGCCCAGGACCATCTTCTTTATCACCAAGACCAATGccaagaataaagaataaatttatTGTCATAAAAACCTTAGTTGGTAAACAACTAAGGTTTTTATGA
- the LOC133526830 gene encoding phosphomevalonate kinase has product MAPRIILLFSGKRKSGKDYLTDHLQKLLGDRCEVIKISQPIKSHWAKEKNLNLNELLSDSEYKEQHRLEMIKWSDEMRDQDYGCFCRVACQNAADRPIWIVSDIRRKTDICWFKETYRDLIRTIRITADEETRFKRGYKFKESIDNVASECDLDDYTQWDLVIDNGKGREQLQEQLGSILGLLSHL; this is encoded by the exons ATGGCTCCGCGTATCATCCTGTTGTTTAGTGGCAAAAGGAAGTCTGGGAAAGATTACTTGACAGACCACTTGCAGAAGTT gctAGGAGATCGATGTGAAGTGATAAAGATATCTCAGCCCATAAAGAGTCATTGGGCGAAGGagaaaaatttgaatttaaatgagCTGCTGAGCGACAGCGAGTACAAGGAGCAGCATAGATTAGAAATGATAAAGTGGAGTGACGAGATGCGAGACCAAGATTATGGCTGCTTCTGTAGAGTCGCTTGTCAAAATG ctgCCGACAGACCCATATGGATAGTCAGCGATATCAGACGCAAAACTGACATTTGCTGGTTCAAAGAAACCTACAGGGACCTCATCAGAACTATCCGCATAACTGCAGATGAAGAAACCAGATTCAAAAGAGGATATAAGTTCAAGGAAAGCATAGACAATGTCGCTTCAGAGTGTGATTTGGATGATTATACACAGTGGGACCTTGTCATAGATAACGGGAAAGGGAGAGAGCAGCTGCAGGAGCAGTTAGGCAGTATTTTGGGATTATTGTCCCACTTATGA